Below is a genomic region from Rhododendron vialii isolate Sample 1 chromosome 5a, ASM3025357v1.
TTTTTACAATATCTCCCACCGaaattccattttctctctGTTGACCATAATAAGTGGACATTTCGGGGAAAACTAAGGGGATCACTTCGGGTCGCTAAATTTACCGTTTTGGAAAGGTAGTGAACCATGTTTTGGAACGTTCGTACCAAAACGTAATTCGCTAGGGTAGTACCGTTTTTTGGTAACATAGGTTGAGGTGATTGATATGGAGCTTCTCCTCTTTTTGGCTACGCGTTCAAGTTGTCCTTCCCTGTAGTTTGCTCTTAATTTGTGAAGTTTTCCTTGTGATAGTTTAATGGCAATCTACCAGTGAACTGGTTatgaaaataagaaatgaaTTTTAACACTGCTAAACCAACGACTAATTTCCTTCAATCAGCATCTTACGGTAGGTGGATTGTGTGTTAGGTTGACTTTCTGCTTCAGGTTTATGCCGTTTAGCTTCTAACTCaatgtaaaagtaaaaaaaaaaatctcgtgAACCAATTACTTTTCCTTCAGGGTATTAGGtttcattatttgttttttgctttgCTGATACGGGACATCAGAAACGGAGGAGTGAATTTTGAAGTTTGCCAATCTTAAAGTTCACTTGATGTATGGGTTTCTTCATAGTTGTAGTTGTGACTGATGAACATGTGTGACATGGCCTAGACAAATCCCCTTGGCATAACAGTTGTTAGTTGCGAAGAAGAAATATGAACAACTTAATTTATCCGTGGTAGGAAGGaatgctttttttattttgtgttattTGTTCTTGTTGATCTGTGCGCGCGTGTGTGTTTTCAAGTGGGGGTGGGGTGGCTTCAGTGGTATATTTGTAGTTCTCCTTGGATTAGTGAAACTTCATTTATATGGGTTGGAGTCTTATTTCTTGAAAGCCTAAGCCATGTGATGCTTGATCTACTATTTACCACAATTTTTGACGGTGTTGAACCACTCTCCAACAGATTTTTTATGCAGATACTGTAGTAAGTTGGCTGAATTAATGTATTCTGAATCTCAGGAACCCAAGTTGACCTCCCAGAGCTCCATCTCGCTAACAGACTCGATCGCGACACCAGTGGGGTAATGTTAATCACTAAATCACACAAAGTGGCTGCTAAGTTAGTGAGGGCTTTTACAGACCACAAGGTTAGGAAAACATACATTGCCTTTTGTGTTGGCCAAGCTCCAGAATGGAGACAAATCACAATTAAGTCAGGTCATGGTCGATCAAAGTTTGGAGCATGGCGCGTTTACGCTGCGTCAGATGTTGGTCGAAAATTACCAGGCGGATCAGTTGTTAGAGATATGCGAACTCTTTTTGAAGTATTATCAGTGAATGGGCATGGGTGCTCCAAAGAGTTATCTGCTGAAGAAAAAATTGTCGTTAATGAGGAAAAATCTGTAGTGGATACTAAAAATGTGGAGGACGAGATTTTGGTGCGAGCGTATCCGCAAAGTGGAAGAACTCATCAAATTCGCTTGCACTGCCAGTATCTTGGAATTCCCATAAGAGGAGATGTGAAATATGAGGGTGTCTATGAGTGGAAAGGGATAAAATATGACGGCCATGAACTTCACGCAGAGAGCTTGTCCTTTGAGCACCCTATTACAGGGCTTCCAGTTGTGTTAGATGCACCTTTGCCGATGTGGGCAATCCAAGCGCTGCAGCCGTTACCGTGTTAAGCGGAGTTCACTTATCATCTATCCCAATGTTGGACGCTTCTTCTCACGAACATGGTAAGAGAACAcgtgctttttttttgttcttttgtgtaAAAATTGCAATTGTATTCGCATTTCTTTCTAgctttttttgtgcaaaaaggACATTTTTAACAACACAACGGAATTTGTCAAAAACTCTTTGGTTATCAACAGAAATAGAATTCCTAAGTGATTATTTGCATCCATCTGATACACGACGTCGCGACCATTTagctatcaaaaaaaaaaaactctaatacATGACCAGTTTCTAAAGTGATGCATTACTAATTTGTTGCACATAAGTTGCAACAAAATTTCATGCCTTCTGTGCATTTTTCTGTAGTTGAGTGGTCGcattatagttttttttgtaattacCTCTTGCTGGAGGCTTCGTCGTAATTAATTCTGTTATGACTAAAACGTCTCATAGCTACAGTCTTTTCGTCTTTCAAACATCACATGGTTTTGTggttttcaagttatatatgtgtTTTTGTATATGTATTTTATGACATGCTTGATTAGGTACTAATACTTTTATGGGGGACTACCATGTGTCTTTCAAGAGTAAGTGATGTGAATGCCCACTCTTGAAGATGTTAGCTTGTATAACATGTACTTGTAAGATGACCTATGGCACTCTTAATTTAGTTTTATAAATTACATACTGAATCATTAAGCTATAACTTATTTGAAGGATCAACATAAGAAAGGATACAGTTTTTTACCCCCTTTTCTATTCCCCCTCTTGAAATGAAAATTTCGCGAGGGTAAGTCCCATTACCTACCACGAGGTTCCTTCATAGATGTAGTGACCACATCTTAGGTTTTTGAAATTCTGTCTCTCTCGTAGTCTCATCGACTAATTCTTACATTGATGGAGCTCAGTGTTGAAAGATACGATGCCCAAATCTCTACCCCCAAGTGTAGCTCTATACAAAATTTGGTAGTTGTTTGCA
It encodes:
- the LOC131325629 gene encoding RNA pseudouridine synthase 1-like, giving the protein MTILPPTFHFPSALLRFPSPSLFTNPMFISMAAQTHCDSQETNLPNAPNCTINYPVPLSPPLPAISKQMELARAMSASSKSSLFSLSRTDVVFEDDWLIAVNKPRGVYCESVLSSIPSLLNDSNDSVELGTQVDLPELHLANRLDRDTSGVMLITKSHKVAAKLVRAFTDHKVRKTYIAFCVGQAPEWRQITIKSGHGRSKFGAWRVYAASDVGRKLPGGSVVRDMRTLFEVLSVNGHGCSKELSAEEKIVVNEEKSVVDTKNVEDEILVRAYPQSGRTHQIRLHCQYLGIPIRGDVKYEGVYEWKGIKYDGHELHAESLSFEHPITGLPVVLDAPLPMWAIQALQPLPC